The following are from one region of the Hymenobacter radiodurans genome:
- a CDS encoding glycoside hydrolase family 88/105 protein: MLDRVYNYLNTATPAELVDKKTNAPITDRRKFSPDAIIRPGDFRLTSYEWGVTYAGMLRASETTGDPKYAAYTVSRLKFLSELGPYFSAYQKANPEAATPMRSMLYPKALDDAGSLCAAMIKTQRANASADLRPMINNFMDFIMTKEFRLADGTLARNRPQPNTLWLDDLYMSVPALAQMGKLTGERRYYDEAVKQVTQFAPRMFNKSKGLYMHGWVQEMTVHPEFHWARANGWALLTKVELLDVLPADHPGRPAVLELLRAHARGLAAQQAGSGFWHQLLDRPDSYLETSATAIYAYAIAHAINQGWLDAKAYGPMALLAWNAVSTKVNAQGQVEGTCVGTGMGFDPAFYYYRPVNLYAAHGYGPVLLAGAETIQLLKQHPYGINDSSVQTLK; the protein is encoded by the coding sequence GTGCTGGACCGCGTGTACAACTATTTGAACACCGCCACGCCCGCCGAGCTAGTCGATAAAAAGACGAACGCGCCCATCACCGACCGGCGCAAGTTCTCGCCCGACGCCATCATCCGGCCCGGCGACTTCCGCCTCACCAGCTACGAGTGGGGCGTCACGTACGCGGGCATGCTGCGGGCCAGCGAAACCACCGGCGACCCTAAATACGCTGCCTACACTGTTAGTCGCCTGAAGTTTTTGAGCGAGTTAGGACCCTACTTTAGCGCCTACCAAAAAGCCAACCCGGAGGCGGCCACGCCCATGCGCTCGATGCTCTACCCCAAGGCTCTGGACGACGCCGGCTCGCTGTGTGCGGCTATGATTAAAACCCAGCGCGCCAACGCCTCAGCCGACCTACGCCCCATGATCAACAATTTCATGGACTTCATCATGACCAAGGAGTTCCGATTGGCCGATGGCACTTTGGCCCGCAATCGACCCCAGCCGAATACGCTGTGGCTCGACGACTTATACATGAGCGTGCCGGCCCTGGCTCAGATGGGCAAGCTCACCGGCGAGCGGCGCTACTACGACGAAGCCGTGAAGCAGGTGACCCAATTTGCCCCCCGCATGTTCAACAAGTCGAAGGGCCTGTACATGCACGGCTGGGTGCAGGAGATGACGGTGCACCCCGAATTTCACTGGGCCCGCGCTAACGGTTGGGCTTTGCTGACTAAAGTAGAGTTGCTCGACGTATTGCCCGCCGACCACCCCGGCCGTCCGGCCGTGCTGGAGCTGCTGCGCGCCCACGCCCGCGGCCTCGCCGCCCAGCAGGCCGGCAGCGGCTTCTGGCATCAGCTCCTCGACCGCCCCGACTCCTACCTCGAAACCTCGGCCACCGCCATCTACGCCTATGCCATTGCCCACGCCATCAACCAGGGCTGGCTCGATGCCAAAGCCTACGGTCCCATGGCCCTGCTGGCCTGGAACGCGGTCAGTACTAAAGTAAATGCCCAAGGTCAGGTGGAAGGCACCTGCGTCGGCACCGGCATGGGCTTCGATCCGGCATTCTACTACTACCGTCCCGTGAATTTGTACGCGGCCCACGGCTACGGCCCGGTGCTGCTGGCCGGTGCCGAAACTATTCAGCTACTCAAGCAGCACCCGTACGGCATCAACGACAGCTCGGTGCAGACGTTGAAGTAG
- a CDS encoding PKD domain-containing protein, which translates to MTFWYYKPYLLLLLCGLSTSVFAQEDRGYNVYQFPANMIPRIDGKTDDWDSFPSEYIVGTDQLWDDSKRYPKPDATNLDVRVRVAWVKGLNRLYFLYEAYDDYWDFTQAGLHNDTFEIIVDGDLSGGPLIAEQHPNQDLPLMERYFAFHGVHAQNYHIFTPAVGKDWALAWGSQPWIKELPYANIAYSYDFKPGQPGKLVAEFWISPFDYAGAEGPARAVESVLTDNKKIGLTWAVIDYDDVNDERKKGFWNLSKNHKMYGNSSLGTIFTLLPLAEKYQPKLAAQWSFSVTDAARRQVTFTDESRGSIKRWHWDFGDGTTSKEQSPVHRYKEAGKYIVVLNVEGLDGKSRMAKVWDVAVK; encoded by the coding sequence ATGACGTTCTGGTACTACAAGCCCTACCTTCTGCTGCTCCTGTGCGGACTCAGCACTAGCGTTTTCGCCCAGGAAGACCGCGGCTACAACGTCTATCAGTTTCCGGCTAACATGATTCCTCGCATTGATGGCAAGACCGACGACTGGGACAGCTTCCCCAGCGAGTATATCGTGGGCACCGACCAACTGTGGGACGACTCCAAGCGCTACCCAAAACCTGACGCTACCAACCTCGACGTGAGGGTGCGCGTGGCCTGGGTAAAGGGCCTCAACCGACTCTATTTCTTGTACGAAGCCTACGATGACTACTGGGATTTCACCCAGGCCGGTCTGCACAACGACACGTTTGAAATCATAGTCGATGGCGACTTATCGGGCGGGCCGCTCATTGCCGAACAGCACCCCAATCAGGATTTGCCGCTGATGGAGCGCTACTTCGCCTTCCACGGCGTACACGCCCAGAACTACCACATTTTCACGCCCGCCGTGGGCAAAGATTGGGCGCTGGCCTGGGGCAGCCAGCCCTGGATTAAAGAGCTACCCTACGCCAACATCGCCTACTCCTACGATTTCAAGCCCGGCCAACCCGGCAAGTTGGTTGCCGAGTTCTGGATTTCGCCCTTCGATTACGCCGGGGCCGAAGGCCCCGCGCGGGCCGTCGAGTCGGTGCTGACCGATAACAAGAAAATCGGTCTCACCTGGGCTGTGATTGACTACGACGATGTAAACGACGAGCGCAAAAAAGGCTTCTGGAACCTGTCGAAGAATCACAAAATGTACGGCAACTCCAGTTTGGGGACCATTTTTACCCTTCTGCCCCTGGCCGAGAAGTATCAGCCGAAGCTAGCGGCGCAGTGGTCATTTAGCGTAACCGATGCGGCCCGACGGCAGGTAACCTTTACAGACGAGAGCCGCGGCAGCATCAAGCGCTGGCACTGGGATTTTGGCGACGGCACCACGTCCAAGGAGCAAAGCCCGGTTCACCGCTACAAGGAAGCCGGCAAGTACATCGTCGTGCTGAACGTGGAAGGACTGGATGGTAAATCCCGCATGGCGAAAGTGTGGGACGTAGCGGTGAAGTAG
- a CDS encoding MCP four helix bundle domain-containing protein has translation MNLLSGIHHKVKLAFLFLGIVLTMLGSSLWETRQLHDMNTAVASLYQDRLQPTAGLFALNDHMYAKRQLLESYLAAPTQTHFHNTQVQLVAQNKAIDSLLKSYQATYMVAEENKVFQSVMAHLTRYNYLEAELLYVGAPTSGASAQELARQFDRIHADVSRLTQIQLQVGQQLSRGSEVADGHATLLSQVKIALLVVLTVAILQALVVDKHPLLPKNLKNFRLN, from the coding sequence ATGAATCTACTTTCAGGAATTCACCATAAAGTCAAGCTGGCGTTTCTGTTTTTGGGTATCGTGCTGACTATGCTGGGCAGTAGCTTATGGGAAACCCGCCAGCTGCACGACATGAACACGGCTGTTGCCTCGCTCTACCAAGACCGGCTCCAGCCCACCGCGGGTCTTTTTGCCCTCAACGACCATATGTACGCCAAGCGGCAACTGCTGGAAAGCTATCTGGCCGCGCCGACCCAGACACATTTCCACAATACCCAGGTTCAGCTAGTAGCCCAAAACAAGGCCATAGATTCCCTGCTCAAGAGCTATCAGGCTACATATATGGTGGCCGAGGAAAACAAAGTGTTCCAGTCGGTTATGGCCCACCTCACTCGCTATAACTACCTGGAAGCGGAACTGCTGTACGTTGGCGCGCCGACTTCCGGCGCGTCTGCCCAGGAGCTTGCTCGGCAGTTTGACCGCATTCATGCGGATGTGAGCCGCCTCACCCAGATTCAACTCCAAGTGGGCCAGCAACTTTCGCGCGGCTCGGAGGTGGCCGATGGACACGCTACGCTGCTGAGCCAAGTGAAAATAGCCCTGCTGGTGGTTCTGACCGTGGCCATTCTGCAAGCGTTAGTGGTGGATAAACACCCCCTGCTACCCAAAAACCTGAAAAACTTCCGTCTTAACTAA
- a CDS encoding MGH1-like glycoside hydrolase domain-containing protein: MTAEHERLAAAQAPRAPWRRWGPYLSERQWGTVREDYSADGQAWQHCTHDMARSYAYRWGEDGLGGISDDQQLLCLSVGLWNGHDPILKERLFGLSGPEGNHGEDVKEVYYYLDNVPTHAYMHQLYKYPQHAFPYEWLVQENARRGRQQPEFELFDTGAFHDNRYFDVSIEYAKAAPDDILLQITVHNRGPVAATVHVLPQLWFRNTWAWGLDDYRPQLAADPAGSAIAVHHQKLGELCLYCDQDPTLLFCDNETNTQRLYKTPPTAPTAYFKDGINDYLVHGAATINPAQTGTKAAADYPLSIPAGASKSVRVRLGPAGQTHPFADFEQLLKQRHQEADQYYAAVQAALSNADARRVQRQAFAGMLWSKQFYYYDVPQWLSGDPATPPPPAQRQHGRNAGWLHLNNADIISMPDKWEYPWYAAWDLAFHCLPLAQLDPEFAKHQLRLLCQDWYMHPNGQLPAYEWNLSDVNPPVHAWATWRVYKMCQKHSGGPGDTDFLATVFHRLLLNFTWWVNRKDRSGRNIFEGGFLGLDNIGLFDRSAPLAAGSSLEQADATSWMAMYALNMMRMALELARTNPIYQDLASKFFEHFLYIAGAMTNMDQAHQDLWDDEDEFYYDALHTPGNGLQLLKTRSLVGLIPLFAVEVLDDELLQSVPQFGARLRWFLENRPQLASLVSRWQEPGQQATHLLSLLRGHRMKRLLARALDEAEFLSDYGIRSLSRYHLDHPYQFHCAGQDLTVRYEAGESTTDMYGGNSNWRGPIWMPTNFLIIESLQRFHHYYGDDFQVEYPTGSGKYCTLLQIADALSARLTQLFLRNEAGIRPALGSNAHLQQDPHFRDYLLFHEYFHGDTGQGLGASHQTGWTGLIAKLLQPRT; this comes from the coding sequence ATGACGGCCGAACACGAACGATTGGCGGCGGCCCAGGCGCCTCGCGCTCCCTGGCGCCGGTGGGGACCTTATCTCTCGGAGCGCCAGTGGGGCACCGTGCGCGAGGATTATTCGGCCGACGGCCAGGCCTGGCAGCACTGCACCCACGATATGGCCCGCTCCTATGCCTACCGCTGGGGCGAAGACGGGCTGGGGGGCATTTCCGATGACCAGCAGCTGCTCTGCCTCTCGGTGGGCCTCTGGAATGGGCACGACCCCATCCTGAAAGAGCGCCTGTTTGGGCTAAGCGGGCCTGAGGGCAACCACGGCGAGGACGTGAAGGAGGTGTATTATTACCTCGACAACGTGCCCACGCACGCTTACATGCACCAGTTGTACAAGTATCCGCAGCACGCGTTTCCCTACGAGTGGCTGGTGCAGGAAAACGCCCGCCGGGGTCGCCAACAGCCCGAGTTTGAGCTCTTCGACACAGGTGCCTTTCACGATAATCGTTACTTCGACGTATCTATTGAGTACGCCAAGGCGGCCCCCGACGACATTCTGCTTCAGATAACAGTGCACAACCGGGGTCCGGTGGCGGCAACCGTGCATGTGCTGCCGCAGCTTTGGTTTCGGAATACCTGGGCCTGGGGCCTCGATGACTACCGCCCCCAGCTAGCTGCCGACCCGGCGGGTAGCGCCATTGCGGTGCATCACCAAAAGCTGGGCGAGCTGTGCCTGTACTGCGACCAGGACCCGACGCTGCTGTTCTGCGACAACGAAACGAACACCCAGCGCTTATACAAAACGCCCCCCACCGCGCCAACAGCCTATTTTAAGGATGGTATTAACGATTACCTGGTACACGGAGCGGCCACAATTAACCCAGCCCAGACAGGTACCAAAGCAGCAGCCGACTACCCGCTATCCATTCCGGCCGGCGCCTCAAAGTCGGTGCGCGTACGGTTGGGCCCCGCTGGTCAAACGCACCCGTTCGCCGACTTCGAGCAGCTCCTGAAGCAGCGACACCAGGAGGCCGACCAGTACTACGCCGCCGTGCAGGCCGCGCTATCGAATGCCGACGCCCGCCGGGTGCAGCGGCAAGCTTTTGCCGGGATGCTCTGGAGCAAGCAGTTCTACTACTACGACGTGCCGCAGTGGCTTTCCGGCGACCCGGCCACCCCGCCCCCTCCAGCTCAGCGCCAACACGGCCGCAACGCGGGCTGGCTGCACCTCAACAATGCCGACATCATCTCGATGCCCGACAAGTGGGAGTACCCGTGGTACGCGGCCTGGGACCTCGCTTTTCACTGCCTGCCCCTGGCCCAGCTGGACCCCGAGTTTGCCAAGCATCAGCTGCGCTTGCTTTGCCAAGACTGGTACATGCACCCCAATGGCCAGCTGCCGGCCTACGAGTGGAACTTGAGCGACGTAAACCCACCCGTGCACGCCTGGGCCACCTGGCGCGTGTACAAGATGTGTCAGAAGCACAGCGGCGGCCCCGGCGACACCGATTTTTTAGCTACGGTGTTTCACCGCCTGCTGCTCAACTTTACCTGGTGGGTAAACCGCAAGGACCGGAGCGGGCGCAACATCTTTGAGGGGGGCTTTTTGGGGCTGGATAACATCGGCTTGTTCGACCGCTCGGCTCCGCTGGCGGCGGGCAGCAGCCTCGAGCAGGCCGATGCTACCAGCTGGATGGCCATGTACGCCCTGAACATGATGCGCATGGCCTTGGAGCTAGCCCGCACCAACCCAATTTACCAGGATCTGGCCAGCAAGTTTTTCGAGCACTTCCTTTACATCGCCGGGGCTATGACCAACATGGACCAGGCCCACCAGGACCTCTGGGACGATGAGGACGAGTTTTACTACGATGCCCTTCACACCCCTGGCAATGGCCTGCAGCTGCTAAAAACCCGCTCCCTGGTCGGCCTGATTCCTTTGTTTGCGGTAGAAGTGCTCGACGACGAGCTGCTGCAATCCGTACCCCAGTTTGGGGCCCGGCTCCGCTGGTTCTTAGAAAACCGTCCTCAATTGGCCAGTCTGGTCTCGCGCTGGCAGGAGCCGGGGCAACAGGCCACGCACTTGCTTTCCCTGCTGCGCGGCCACCGCATGAAGCGCCTGCTGGCTCGGGCCCTGGATGAGGCGGAGTTTCTGTCAGACTACGGCATTCGCTCGCTGTCGCGCTACCATCTGGATCATCCCTATCAGTTTCACTGCGCCGGTCAGGACCTGACCGTACGCTATGAAGCGGGCGAGTCGACTACGGATATGTACGGGGGCAACTCCAACTGGCGGGGGCCAATTTGGATGCCGACCAACTTCTTGATCATCGAGTCGTTGCAACGTTTCCACCACTATTACGGCGACGATTTTCAGGTAGAATATCCCACTGGGTCGGGCAAGTATTGTACGCTACTCCAGATTGCCGATGCGCTGAGTGCACGACTTACCCAGCTCTTTTTGCGCAACGAAGCGGGCATTCGTCCCGCCCTGGGCTCGAATGCCCACCTGCAGCAGGACCCACACTTCCGCGACTACCTGCTCTTCCATGAGTACTTCCACGGCGACACCGGCCAGGGCTTAGGCGCCAGCCACCAAACCGGCTGGACGGGTCTCATCGCGAAACTCTTACAACCACGTACCTAA
- a CDS encoding GAF domain-containing protein → MTMLPLNELAVVLAAKNPPAERLQRALDLIGPYLGVDRCFLYVRDPVQGRGRIAFVWRKSTTVPDPRHDWQDDTGDLPQEDPLFRAALATQPSVYVEDVTQAGPEVLNQDFERRTFGHRALVHAHITAAGQLWGILQPCVFDAPRPWTPADREYIEGVIPLILPSIQAYMHTLGKV, encoded by the coding sequence ATGACTATGCTTCCCCTGAATGAACTAGCGGTGGTGCTAGCTGCCAAGAATCCACCGGCTGAGCGTCTGCAGCGTGCTCTCGATCTAATAGGCCCGTACCTGGGCGTAGACCGCTGCTTTCTGTATGTGCGCGACCCTGTGCAGGGACGAGGCCGTATTGCGTTTGTCTGGCGCAAGAGCACAACTGTGCCCGATCCGCGCCACGACTGGCAAGACGACACGGGCGACTTGCCCCAAGAAGATCCGCTGTTTCGGGCGGCGCTGGCAACCCAGCCGTCGGTATATGTCGAGGACGTAACACAGGCAGGCCCGGAGGTACTCAACCAGGATTTTGAGCGGCGCACCTTCGGCCACCGGGCCCTGGTGCACGCGCATATCACGGCGGCGGGCCAGCTGTGGGGCATTCTACAACCCTGCGTATTTGACGCCCCGCGACCCTGGACGCCGGCTGATCGGGAATATATTGAAGGCGTCATTCCCCTGATTCTGCCTAGCATTCAGGCATATATGCATACGCTGGGAAAGGTGTAG